The following proteins come from a genomic window of Gemmatimonadales bacterium:
- a CDS encoding polysaccharide biosynthesis tyrosine autokinase → MRVLAMHWKIVGVVTVVAVVAAYTSARRAVPRYRSDASFQVGSKKYGATRLEEPQVNELDIKTDPVLSEALFLKTQNLALAVADSLGLQLRLLDGRIGRANVLDNVRVALAAPNDTFALVLKGPAGYEVQDARGRVLDAGSYAVPVVDTVHGFRFVVRPADVTRTIRFAIVAPVTASGEVRGGMGFDVQSGTTVVGAWYEGEDPSLAPDVLNQALEILRWNGVARLRQTAAQREDFLKSSLDEAGGQYRQALAALQQYKETQHATDLSAEEQALLNSLQLFEREKQERREDLALLQGILGPTSDGNVTLDVLNRLAAMPDIDKNTAIAFQMQNLLKLYDDRRSLTAGTLGLREDNPSVQALDQRIQQAGRALRQAAQATEQSLQADVAAVDARIADLRGQLAAYPGKETRIGQLELDASLYNDTYRYLLTQLQAAQISSATISPYVDIVETATVASRIGIGTRQKVTIGLLIGLFLGVVSAFFLEYLDQTIKSSADIERALEVPVLGLIPVDPRGGHDRRNGRRHGAIPLITRAAPDDPTSEAYRALRTNVTFVRAEQRGLQVICVTSPGPGEGKSTTAANLAITLAQQGAHTLLADADLRRPLVHRAFNLVQEPGLTDILVGTATLREAVRPNVIGGLDVLPGGALPPNPSELLGSEAMHRLLAELRTQYDYVIFDTPPALAVTDATVLGAGADAVIIVLRAGETEEVAAQRTVELFRRVQARVAGTVLNGVEKARDRYYYYDYGHPAGPPGRLAALRGKLGV, encoded by the coding sequence TGGCGATGCACTGGAAGATCGTCGGTGTGGTCACCGTGGTTGCGGTGGTCGCGGCCTACACCTCCGCGCGTCGCGCCGTGCCGCGCTACCGTTCGGACGCCTCGTTCCAGGTCGGCTCCAAGAAGTACGGGGCCACGCGGCTCGAGGAGCCGCAGGTCAACGAGCTCGACATCAAGACCGACCCGGTGCTGTCGGAGGCGCTGTTCCTGAAGACCCAGAACCTCGCGCTCGCGGTGGCGGACTCGCTGGGCCTCCAGCTCCGGCTGCTGGACGGGCGAATCGGACGCGCCAACGTCCTCGACAACGTGCGGGTCGCGCTCGCCGCGCCCAACGACACCTTCGCGCTCGTCCTCAAGGGACCGGCCGGCTATGAGGTGCAGGACGCCCGTGGCAGGGTCCTCGACGCCGGGAGCTACGCGGTGCCGGTGGTCGACACGGTGCACGGGTTCCGCTTCGTGGTCCGGCCCGCCGACGTGACGCGCACCATCCGGTTCGCGATCGTCGCGCCGGTGACGGCCTCGGGCGAAGTGCGCGGGGGGATGGGCTTCGACGTCCAGTCGGGCACGACGGTGGTGGGTGCCTGGTACGAGGGCGAGGACCCGTCGCTCGCTCCGGACGTCCTCAACCAGGCGCTGGAGATCCTGCGCTGGAACGGCGTGGCGCGGCTGCGCCAGACGGCGGCCCAGCGCGAGGACTTCCTCAAGAGCTCGCTCGACGAGGCCGGAGGCCAGTACCGGCAGGCGCTGGCGGCGCTCCAGCAGTACAAGGAGACCCAGCACGCGACCGACCTGAGCGCCGAGGAGCAGGCCCTGCTGAACTCGCTGCAGCTGTTCGAGCGCGAGAAGCAGGAGCGGCGGGAGGACCTGGCGCTGCTGCAGGGGATCCTGGGGCCGACGTCCGACGGGAACGTGACGCTGGACGTGCTGAACCGGCTGGCGGCGATGCCGGACATCGACAAGAACACGGCCATCGCCTTCCAGATGCAGAACCTGCTCAAGCTCTACGACGACCGGCGCAGCCTCACGGCCGGGACGCTGGGCCTGCGGGAGGACAACCCCTCGGTGCAGGCGCTGGACCAGCGGATCCAGCAGGCGGGCCGCGCGCTGCGGCAGGCGGCGCAGGCGACCGAGCAGAGCCTCCAGGCCGACGTCGCCGCCGTGGACGCGCGCATCGCGGACCTGCGGGGCCAGCTGGCCGCCTACCCGGGCAAGGAGACGCGGATCGGGCAGCTGGAGCTGGACGCGTCCCTGTACAACGACACCTACCGCTACCTGCTGACCCAGCTGCAGGCGGCGCAGATCTCGTCGGCCACCATCTCGCCGTACGTGGACATCGTCGAGACGGCGACCGTCGCGTCGCGGATCGGGATCGGCACGCGCCAGAAGGTGACGATCGGCCTGCTGATCGGCCTGTTCCTCGGCGTGGTGAGCGCGTTCTTCCTCGAGTACCTCGACCAGACGATCAAGTCGTCGGCCGACATCGAGCGGGCGCTCGAGGTGCCGGTGCTGGGCCTGATCCCGGTCGATCCGCGCGGCGGGCACGACCGGCGCAACGGCCGCCGGCACGGCGCGATCCCGCTGATCACGCGGGCGGCGCCGGACGATCCGACCAGCGAGGCGTACCGGGCGTTGCGGACCAACGTCACGTTCGTCCGCGCCGAGCAGCGCGGCCTGCAGGTCATCTGCGTCACCAGCCCTGGCCCGGGCGAGGGCAAGAGCACCACCGCCGCCAACCTGGCGATCACGCTGGCCCAGCAGGGCGCGCACACGCTGCTCGCGGACGCGGACCTGCGGCGGCCGCTGGTGCACCGCGCCTTCAACCTGGTGCAGGAGCCCGGGCTCACCGACATCTTGGTGGGCACCGCCACGCTGCGCGAGGCGGTGCGGCCCAACGTCATCGGGGGCCTCGACGTGCTCCCGGGAGGCGCGCTGCCGCCCAATCCGTCCGAGCTGCTGGGCTCGGAGGCGATGCACCGGCTCCTTGCCGAGCTGCGGACGCAGTACGACTACGTGATCTTCGACACGCCGCCGGCGCTGGCCGTCACCGACGCCACCGTGCTCGGCGCGGGCGCCGACGCGGTGATCATCGTGCTGCGGGCCGGCGAGACGGAGGAGGTGGCCGCGCAGCGCACCGTCGAGCTGTTCCGCCGGGTGCAGGCCCGGGTGGCCGGCACCGTCCTCAACGGCGTCGAGAAGGCGCGCGACCGCTACTACTACTACGACTACGGGCATCCGGCGGGACCGCCGGGACGCCTCGCGGCGTTGCGGGGCAAGCTGGGGGTCTGA
- a CDS encoding adenylosuccinate synthase — translation MFSPDIRCIVVVGAQWGDEGKGKVVDALAERAQLVVRYQGGANAGHTVDAPGGEFVLHQIPAGILHPGTGCVIGNGVVLDAETLFHEIDALVGRGVTVQGRLTVSDRAHLVLAYHKLLDAESARSKKIGTTARGIGPAYEDKYGRRGVRVGDLRHPEIVAKLVRAGCERANAMLAQSGSRKRCEPGEVEGLLLELAPRLLPFVGDAGKLVADTLAAGGRVLLEGAQGALLDVDHGTYPFVTSSHTTAGGAAVGVGIGPTAIDAVLGIVKAYTTRVGNGPLPTEAAPAEGERLRSLGDEFGATTGRPRRCGWFDAVVVRYAARVNGLSGLAVTKLDVLDSFETVPVCTHYRLGSERLDELPDNVATLDGVEPAYELMPGWRRTTGEARRLADLPDAARRYLDRLEELAGTPVKYVGVGTRREQLIAVE, via the coding sequence ATGTTCTCCCCCGACATCCGCTGCATCGTGGTGGTCGGCGCCCAGTGGGGCGACGAGGGGAAGGGCAAGGTCGTGGACGCCCTCGCCGAGCGCGCCCAGCTCGTGGTGCGCTACCAGGGCGGCGCGAACGCGGGCCATACGGTGGACGCGCCGGGCGGCGAGTTCGTGCTGCACCAGATCCCGGCCGGCATCCTGCATCCGGGCACGGGCTGCGTCATCGGCAACGGCGTGGTGCTCGACGCCGAGACGCTGTTCCACGAGATCGACGCCCTCGTCGGGCGCGGCGTCACCGTCCAGGGCCGGTTGACGGTCAGCGATCGCGCGCACCTGGTGCTGGCGTACCACAAGCTGCTCGACGCCGAGAGCGCGCGCAGCAAGAAGATCGGCACCACCGCCCGGGGCATCGGTCCCGCGTACGAGGACAAGTACGGGCGGCGCGGCGTGCGGGTCGGCGACCTCCGACACCCCGAGATCGTCGCCAAGCTGGTTCGTGCCGGCTGCGAGCGCGCCAACGCGATGCTGGCCCAGTCGGGCTCGCGCAAGCGGTGCGAGCCCGGGGAGGTGGAGGGCCTGCTATTGGAGCTGGCGCCGCGCCTGCTGCCGTTCGTGGGCGACGCGGGCAAGCTGGTCGCGGACACCCTCGCTGCCGGCGGCCGCGTGCTGCTGGAGGGCGCGCAGGGCGCGCTGCTCGACGTGGACCACGGCACCTACCCGTTCGTCACCTCGTCCCACACCACGGCGGGCGGGGCGGCCGTGGGGGTGGGCATCGGGCCGACGGCGATCGACGCGGTGCTGGGCATCGTGAAGGCCTACACCACCCGCGTGGGCAACGGCCCGCTTCCGACCGAGGCGGCGCCGGCGGAAGGGGAGCGGCTCCGCTCGCTGGGCGACGAGTTCGGTGCCACGACGGGGCGGCCCCGGCGGTGCGGCTGGTTCGACGCGGTCGTGGTGCGCTACGCGGCGCGCGTCAACGGGCTCTCGGGACTCGCGGTCACCAAGCTGGACGTGCTGGACAGCTTCGAGACGGTGCCGGTGTGCACGCACTACCGGCTGGGCAGCGAGCGGCTCGACGAGCTGCCGGACAACGTCGCGACCCTCGATGGCGTGGAGCCGGCGTACGAGCTGATGCCGGGCTGGCGGCGGACGACCGGCGAGGCGCGGCGGCTCGCGGACCTGCCGGATGCGGCGCGGCGCTACCTGGACCGGCTCGAGGAGCTGGCGGGCACGCCGGTGAAGTACGTGGGCGTGGGAACCAGGCGGGAGCAGCTCATCGCCGTCGAATGA
- a CDS encoding dihydrodipicolinate synthase family protein: protein MKAEALHGVLAPVTTPFDRETGDVAPVALRSAARELLARGLHGIVVSGSTGEGPLLDDDESARLVEWLRDVVPDDRWLVAGTGAESTRATIRATERAAAAGADAALVRPPAYFGPALSPAALVGHFVRVADASPIPILVYNIPKHTHVMLQDGVLRSLAEHERIAGFKDSSGDLKLLAAYRAAAPRLRALVGSGSLFYPALELGADGGILAVACFAAEQCARLYRAFRADDRRSAGAEQERLVPLAREIVGELGVPGVKAAMDLVGLEGGPVRPPLLPLDARQRSRVADLLATAGLKAAA, encoded by the coding sequence GTGAAGGCCGAAGCGCTGCACGGAGTCCTCGCACCGGTCACCACGCCGTTCGACCGCGAGACGGGCGACGTGGCGCCGGTCGCGCTGCGCTCGGCGGCGCGCGAGCTGCTGGCCCGCGGGCTGCACGGGATCGTGGTGAGCGGGAGCACCGGCGAGGGGCCGCTGCTCGACGACGACGAATCGGCGCGCCTGGTCGAGTGGCTGCGGGACGTGGTGCCCGACGACCGCTGGCTGGTGGCCGGCACCGGCGCGGAATCCACCCGCGCCACGATCCGCGCCACCGAGCGCGCCGCGGCGGCCGGCGCCGACGCGGCGCTGGTGCGGCCGCCGGCCTATTTCGGGCCGGCGCTCTCGCCGGCGGCGCTGGTGGGCCACTTCGTGCGGGTGGCCGACGCCAGCCCCATCCCGATCCTGGTCTACAACATCCCCAAGCACACCCACGTGATGCTGCAGGACGGCGTGCTGCGCTCGCTGGCCGAGCACGAGCGCATCGCCGGCTTCAAGGATTCCTCGGGCGACCTCAAGCTGCTGGCCGCCTATCGGGCGGCGGCGCCGCGGCTGCGGGCCCTGGTCGGCTCTGGCTCGCTGTTCTACCCGGCGCTGGAGCTGGGGGCCGACGGCGGCATCCTGGCCGTCGCCTGCTTCGCCGCCGAGCAATGCGCGCGGCTGTATCGCGCCTTCCGCGCCGACGACCGCCGGTCGGCCGGCGCGGAGCAGGAGCGGCTGGTGCCGCTGGCGCGCGAGATCGTCGGGGAGCTGGGCGTGCCGGGCGTGAAGGCGGCGATGGACCTGGTGGGCCTGGAGGGCGGCCCGGTGCGGCCGCCGCTGCTGCCGCTGGACGCCCGCCAGCGCTCGCGCGTGGCGGACCTCCTGGCCACGGCCGGCCTCAAGGCCGCGGCCTAG
- a CDS encoding PilT/PilU family type 4a pilus ATPase — protein MEKIIKAAVDRGASDLHIKAGDVFRARIDGKLVPLTKQRLTPEQTKAIALQFIPNVEDQARIDRIQDYDCSWGAPGIGRFRVNILRQRSSFMIVMRVIPFEVPTFESLHLPPVLATVAAAERGMILVTGVTGSGKSSTMAAMIDCINRTQQKHVVTLENPIEFLHRDINCSLTQREVGTDTESFRTGLRAALRQDPDVILIGEMRDPETVDTAMKAAETGHLLVSTLHTPDATTTVARVVGMFPPEEQDIVRVRLADTLHAVVSQRLLRRKDGHGRAAAVEVMLVTATIKDLILDKNRTGEIREFIAEGREQYGMQTFDQHLMELVQEDVVDYDVALAHATNPSDFELQMKTFRRRSRLSTKARVPADRGSGAKAAPERPEGFTDDLSSMLPS, from the coding sequence ATGGAGAAGATCATCAAGGCCGCGGTCGATCGCGGGGCGTCGGACCTGCACATCAAGGCGGGCGACGTGTTCCGCGCGCGGATCGACGGGAAGCTCGTCCCCCTCACCAAGCAGCGCCTGACGCCGGAGCAGACGAAGGCCATCGCGCTCCAGTTCATCCCCAACGTCGAGGACCAGGCCCGGATCGACCGGATCCAGGACTACGACTGCTCGTGGGGCGCGCCGGGCATCGGCCGGTTCCGGGTGAACATCCTGCGGCAGCGGTCGTCGTTCATGATCGTGATGCGGGTGATCCCGTTCGAGGTGCCGACCTTCGAGTCGCTCCACCTCCCGCCGGTGCTCGCCACCGTCGCCGCCGCCGAGCGCGGGATGATCCTGGTGACCGGCGTGACGGGCTCCGGGAAGAGCTCCACGATGGCCGCGATGATCGACTGCATCAACCGCACCCAGCAGAAGCACGTGGTCACCCTGGAGAACCCGATCGAGTTCCTGCACCGGGACATCAACTGCAGCCTGACCCAGCGCGAGGTCGGGACCGACACCGAGAGCTTCCGCACCGGGCTCCGGGCGGCGCTGCGCCAGGACCCGGACGTCATCCTGATCGGCGAAATGCGCGACCCCGAGACGGTCGACACGGCGATGAAGGCGGCGGAGACCGGCCACCTGCTGGTGTCCACGCTCCACACGCCCGACGCGACCACCACCGTCGCGCGCGTGGTGGGGATGTTCCCGCCGGAGGAGCAGGATATCGTGCGCGTCCGGCTCGCCGACACCCTGCACGCCGTGGTCTCGCAGCGGCTGCTGCGGCGCAAGGACGGCCACGGGCGGGCGGCCGCCGTCGAGGTGATGCTGGTCACGGCGACGATCAAGGACCTCATCCTGGACAAGAACCGCACCGGCGAGATCCGGGAGTTCATCGCCGAGGGCCGCGAGCAGTACGGGATGCAGACCTTCGACCAGCACCTGATGGAGCTGGTGCAGGAGGACGTGGTGGACTACGACGTCGCGCTGGCGCACGCGACGAACCCGTCCGACTTCGAGCTGCAGATGAAGACCTTCCGCCGCCGCTCCCGGCTCTCGACCAAGGCGCGGGTCCCGGCCGACCGGGGCTCGGGCGCCAAGGCCGCGCCGGAGCGGCCGGAGGGCTTCACCGACGACCTGTCGAGCATGCTGCCCTCGTGA
- a CDS encoding NAD(P)-dependent oxidoreductase yields the protein MTTPRRLVLDLASQRPLWRPPETFLRALAAAAGDAWRVESVAAANDSDGDGAGGSPEAVAVAAGAEIYIGWGIPEAVLEAGRGTLRWVHSAAAGVSGSLGAALRQSGVVFTNSAGVHAEPIAEWVLAAVLHFFRAMDLAAAAQRERRWAKAELTGLPSPFRELAGSRVAVYGLGGIGRAVAARLAALGAAVRGVRRRPALGGPAGIPVVGPGQATWALEGAAALVVAAPLTGHTRAAIGAAELALLADGAVVVNVSRGAVVDEAALLAALGSGKLRGAALDVFEREPLPPEHPFWGHPRVLVHPHVAAATAGFWAREQALVLENWTRYREGRELLNVVDTGAGY from the coding sequence GTGACGACGCCCCGCCGCCTGGTGCTGGACCTCGCGTCGCAGCGGCCGCTGTGGCGGCCCCCCGAGACGTTCCTGCGTGCGCTGGCCGCCGCCGCGGGCGACGCCTGGCGGGTGGAATCGGTGGCGGCCGCGAACGACAGCGACGGGGACGGGGCGGGCGGCTCGCCGGAGGCCGTGGCTGTTGCCGCCGGGGCGGAGATATACATTGGGTGGGGCATCCCCGAGGCGGTGCTCGAGGCCGGGCGCGGGACCCTGCGCTGGGTGCACAGCGCGGCCGCGGGGGTGAGCGGGAGCCTCGGCGCGGCGCTGCGGCAGTCGGGCGTGGTGTTCACCAACTCGGCCGGCGTGCACGCGGAGCCGATCGCGGAGTGGGTGCTGGCCGCGGTGCTGCACTTCTTCCGCGCGATGGACCTCGCCGCGGCCGCGCAGCGCGAGCGCCGCTGGGCGAAGGCGGAGCTGACCGGGCTGCCGAGTCCGTTCCGGGAGCTGGCGGGCAGCCGCGTGGCGGTGTACGGCCTGGGGGGCATCGGGCGCGCCGTGGCGGCGCGGCTGGCGGCGCTCGGCGCCGCGGTGCGCGGCGTGCGGCGCCGGCCGGCGCTGGGCGGGCCGGCGGGCATCCCGGTCGTGGGACCGGGCCAGGCGACGTGGGCGCTCGAGGGCGCGGCGGCGCTGGTGGTGGCGGCGCCGCTCACGGGCCATACGCGCGCGGCGATCGGCGCGGCGGAGCTGGCGCTGCTCGCCGACGGCGCGGTGGTGGTGAACGTGTCGCGCGGAGCCGTGGTGGACGAGGCGGCCCTGCTGGCGGCGCTCGGGTCCGGCAAGCTGCGCGGCGCCGCGCTGGACGTGTTCGAGCGCGAGCCGCTGCCGCCGGAGCACCCGTTCTGGGGCCATCCGCGCGTGCTGGTGCATCCGCACGTCGCGGCGGCGACGGCGGGCTTCTGGGCCCGCGAGCAGGCGCTGGTGCTCGAGAACTGGACGCGGTACCGGGAGGGGCGGGAGCTGTTGAACGTGGTGGACACGGGCGCGGGGTACTGA
- the trpS gene encoding tryptophan--tRNA ligase: protein MHRVFSGIQPSGELHVGNYLGAVRNWVALQSDHECIFSIVDLHAITQPYEPRELAGRTLEMAVGLLAAGIDPERATLFVQSHVPQHTELAWALGAVTPLGELERMTQFKDKSAREETVPAGLLNYPVLQAADILLYLADRVPVGEDQLQHLELAREIARRWNARYGTEFFPEPQPLLSKARRIVGLDGKAKMSKSLGNTIGVLDTPEVIWEKLRPAMTDPARKTRRDPGTPEICNIYSLHQHLSTPAQIEHVATQCRTAGWGCLDCKRVLADNMIAALAPVRERALELKARPERVRDILAAGAGHCRTLAEKTLRRVRDLMGFAPSA, encoded by the coding sequence ATGCACCGGGTCTTCAGCGGCATCCAGCCCTCGGGCGAGCTGCACGTCGGCAACTACCTCGGGGCGGTGAGGAACTGGGTCGCCCTGCAGTCGGATCACGAATGCATCTTCAGCATCGTGGACCTCCACGCGATCACCCAGCCGTACGAGCCCAGGGAGCTGGCCGGCCGGACGCTGGAGATGGCGGTGGGCCTGCTCGCGGCCGGCATCGATCCGGAGCGCGCCACGCTGTTCGTCCAGTCGCACGTGCCCCAGCACACCGAGCTGGCATGGGCCCTGGGCGCCGTCACCCCGCTCGGCGAGCTGGAGCGGATGACCCAGTTCAAGGACAAGTCCGCCCGCGAGGAGACCGTCCCCGCCGGCCTGCTCAACTACCCCGTGCTGCAGGCCGCCGACATCCTGCTCTACCTGGCCGACCGGGTGCCGGTCGGCGAGGACCAGCTCCAGCACCTGGAGCTGGCCCGGGAAATCGCCCGGCGCTGGAACGCGCGCTACGGCACGGAGTTCTTTCCCGAGCCCCAGCCGCTGCTGTCGAAGGCCCGCCGCATCGTCGGCCTCGACGGCAAGGCGAAGATGTCCAAGAGCCTCGGCAACACCATCGGCGTCCTGGACACGCCGGAAGTGATCTGGGAGAAGCTCCGGCCCGCGATGACCGATCCCGCGCGCAAGACCAGGCGCGACCCCGGCACGCCGGAGATCTGCAACATCTATTCCCTGCATCAGCACCTCTCCACGCCGGCCCAGATCGAGCACGTCGCGACGCAGTGCCGGACGGCGGGATGGGGATGCCTCGACTGCAAGCGCGTGCTGGCGGACAATATGATAGCGGCCCTCGCCCCCGTCCGGGAGCGTGCCCTGGAGCTGAAGGCGCGGCCCGAGCGCGTGCGCGACATCCTCGCCGCGGGGGCCGGGCACTGCCGGACGCTGGCCGAGAAGACGCTGCGCCGGGTGCGCGACCTGATGGGGTTCGCGCCGTCGGCGTGA
- a CDS encoding inositol monophosphatase family protein has translation MKLEARQLLAAAQLAADRAAAFLRREEGRLAPEEWSEKGRADFVTEVDREAERLIAETLTRAFPGGAIVGEELTPVAAGASAASLPSGLTWVVDPLDGTTNFLHRFPWYAVSIGALVDRRHVAAVVHHVSTGIRYHALEGGGAWQDEARLHVSAVAQPRLALIGTGFPYRFMDEWPRYREQFAAVVGSAGGVRRPGSAALDLCDVAAGRFDGFWELSLAPWDVAAGTLIVREAGGLVTGLAGETDVVRQGPIVAGNPAIHGWLLKLLNETDSVSPLT, from the coding sequence GTGAAACTCGAGGCGCGCCAACTGCTGGCGGCGGCGCAACTTGCGGCCGATCGGGCCGCGGCGTTCCTGCGCCGCGAGGAGGGCCGGCTCGCGCCCGAGGAGTGGTCCGAGAAGGGGCGTGCGGACTTCGTCACCGAGGTGGACCGGGAGGCGGAGCGGCTGATCGCCGAGACCCTGACGCGCGCGTTCCCCGGCGGCGCGATCGTCGGCGAGGAGCTGACGCCGGTCGCGGCAGGTGCGAGCGCGGCGAGCCTGCCTTCCGGACTCACGTGGGTCGTGGACCCGCTCGACGGCACGACGAACTTCCTCCACCGCTTCCCCTGGTACGCCGTGTCCATCGGCGCGCTGGTGGACCGGCGGCACGTGGCGGCCGTCGTGCACCACGTGTCGACGGGCATCCGCTATCACGCGCTCGAGGGCGGCGGCGCGTGGCAGGACGAGGCGCGCCTCCACGTGTCCGCCGTGGCCCAGCCGAGGCTCGCGCTGATCGGTACCGGATTCCCGTACCGGTTCATGGACGAGTGGCCGCGCTACCGGGAGCAGTTCGCGGCCGTCGTCGGGAGCGCCGGCGGCGTCCGGCGTCCCGGCTCGGCGGCGCTCGACCTGTGCGACGTCGCGGCCGGCCGGTTCGACGGCTTCTGGGAGCTGTCGCTCGCGCCGTGGGACGTGGCCGCCGGCACGCTGATCGTGCGCGAGGCGGGAGGACTGGTGACGGGCCTCGCCGGCGAGACCGACGTCGTCCGCCAGGGCCCCATCGTGGCCGGGAATCCGGCGATTCACGGGTGGCTCCTCAAGCTGCTGAACGAGACGGACTCCGTCTCACCTCTCACCTGA
- the ftcD gene encoding glutamate formimidoyltransferase, protein MPLVECVPNFSEGRNAELLDALRSALTSVPGVRLLDAQADPSHNRSVFTFVAPPDAAVEAAFRGVKLASERIDLRTHRGEHPRMGAADVVPFIPLEGATMDDCVALARRLGERVGAELAIPVYLYERAATRPERANLADVRKGEFEGLRELIGTDPAHAPDFGPARIHESAGAVAVGARPFLVAYNVYLGTADPAVAKAIAKKVRTATGGLPAVKALGLLVGGEAQVSMNLVDIDVTPPHVAFEAVAAAARDLGTEAAWSEIVGMVPERCLHGATERHLRLREPVAAHVLEAKVRSTAGPTLGDWMDAVASSSPAPGGGTVSAVAGAMAAALAAMVGRLTVGRKKYAAVDGEFRQLLERAEALRVRLMRLGDEDAAAFNAVSAAYALAREPEAPRKDAIQRALIGAARVPLETLRAARDVAELAARAAEAGNRNAVSDAGVGALLAGAAARGAAYNVRINVAGMPNPAEAAPLVEEARRLIAEAEGDVARATGFVEAAIGG, encoded by the coding sequence ATGCCCCTCGTCGAATGCGTCCCCAATTTCAGTGAAGGCCGGAACGCCGAGCTGCTCGACGCCCTCCGCTCCGCCCTCACCTCCGTCCCCGGCGTGCGGCTGCTCGACGCCCAGGCCGACCCCAGCCACAACCGGTCCGTCTTCACGTTCGTGGCGCCACCCGATGCGGCGGTGGAGGCCGCCTTCCGGGGCGTGAAGCTCGCCTCCGAGCGGATCGACCTGCGGACGCACCGGGGCGAGCATCCCCGGATGGGGGCCGCGGACGTCGTGCCGTTCATCCCGCTCGAGGGCGCGACGATGGACGACTGCGTGGCCCTGGCCAGGCGGCTCGGCGAGCGCGTGGGCGCCGAGCTGGCGATCCCGGTCTACCTGTACGAGCGGGCGGCGACGCGGCCCGAGCGGGCGAACCTCGCCGACGTGCGGAAGGGCGAGTTCGAGGGCCTGCGCGAGCTGATCGGCACCGATCCGGCGCACGCGCCGGACTTCGGGCCGGCGAGGATCCACGAGTCGGCGGGCGCGGTGGCGGTGGGCGCGCGCCCGTTCCTGGTGGCCTACAACGTGTACCTCGGGACCGCCGACCCGGCGGTCGCCAAGGCGATCGCGAAGAAGGTCCGCACCGCCACCGGCGGCCTGCCGGCGGTGAAGGCGCTCGGGCTGCTGGTGGGCGGCGAGGCGCAGGTCTCGATGAACCTGGTGGACATCGACGTGACGCCGCCGCACGTGGCGTTCGAGGCCGTGGCGGCGGCCGCGCGCGATCTGGGCACCGAGGCGGCATGGAGCGAGATCGTGGGGATGGTGCCGGAGCGCTGCCTGCACGGCGCGACGGAGCGGCACCTGCGGCTGCGGGAGCCGGTGGCCGCGCACGTGCTGGAGGCCAAGGTGCGCTCGACCGCGGGCCCGACGCTCGGTGACTGGATGGACGCGGTGGCGTCGTCGAGCCCCGCGCCGGGCGGCGGCACGGTGTCGGCGGTGGCCGGCGCGATGGCGGCCGCGCTGGCGGCGATGGTGGGGCGGCTGACCGTGGGGCGCAAGAAGTACGCGGCCGTGGACGGCGAGTTCCGACAGCTGCTCGAGCGCGCGGAGGCGCTCAGGGTGCGGCTGATGCGCCTGGGGGACGAGGACGCGGCGGCGTTCAACGCGGTGAGCGCGGCCTATGCGCTGGCCAGGGAGCCCGAGGCGCCGCGCAAGGATGCGATTCAGAGGGCGCTGATCGGGGCGGCCCGGGTGCCGCTGGAGACCTTGCGCGCGGCCCGTGACGTGGCTGAACTGGCGGCGCGGGCGGCGGAGGCCGGCAACCGGAACGCGGTGAGCGACGCGGGCGTGGGGGCGCTGCTGGCGGGTGCGGCCGCACGCGGCGCCGCCTACAACGTGCGGATCAACGTGGCCGGGATGCCGAATCCCGCGGAGGCGGCCCCGCTGGTGGAGGAGGCCCGGCGACTGATCGCCGAGGCTGAGGGCGACGTCGCCCGCGCGACGGGGTTCGTGGAGGCGGCGATCGGCGGCTGA
- the map gene encoding type I methionyl aminopeptidase gives MITIKSSREIELMTRAGHVVADVLALVRSRAAAGVSTWDLDQLAEEFIRSHDGATPSFKGLYGFPATLCTSLNAEVVHGIPSRKRLLAEGDILSVDVGACIGGLHADGALTAMVGEVAPETRKLLETTERALAAGIAAARAGGHVGDIGSAVQRVAEAERYGVVRELVGHGIGSQFHEEPQIPNYGMPHRGPRLLAGMTLAIEPMVNLGRPEVRTLPDKWTVVTVDGSLSAHFEHTVHVTENGPQILTLPSAVPVG, from the coding sequence GTGATCACCATCAAGTCGTCGCGCGAGATCGAGCTGATGACGCGGGCCGGCCACGTCGTGGCCGACGTGCTCGCGCTGGTGCGCTCGCGGGCGGCCGCGGGCGTCTCGACCTGGGATCTGGATCAGCTCGCCGAGGAGTTCATCCGCTCCCACGACGGCGCGACGCCGTCGTTCAAGGGGCTGTACGGGTTCCCCGCCACGCTGTGCACCTCCCTCAACGCCGAGGTGGTGCACGGGATCCCGAGCCGCAAGCGCCTCCTCGCGGAGGGCGACATCCTCAGCGTGGACGTCGGCGCCTGCATCGGCGGCCTGCACGCCGACGGGGCGCTGACCGCGATGGTGGGCGAGGTGGCGCCCGAGACGCGGAAGCTGCTCGAGACGACGGAGCGTGCCCTCGCCGCCGGCATCGCGGCCGCGCGCGCCGGCGGGCACGTGGGCGACATCGGGAGCGCGGTGCAGCGGGTGGCGGAGGCCGAGCGCTACGGCGTGGTGCGGGAGCTGGTGGGCCACGGGATCGGCAGCCAGTTCCACGAGGAGCCGCAGATTCCGAACTACGGGATGCCGCACCGCGGCCCGCGGCTGCTGGCCGGGATGACGCTGGCGATCGAGCCGATGGTCAACCTGGGCCGGCCCGAGGTGCGCACCCTCCCCGACAAGTGGACGGTGGTCACCGTGGACGGTTCGCTCTCGGCCCACTTCGAGCACACGGTGCACGTCACCGAGAACGGGCCGCAGATCCTGACGCTCCCCTCGGCGGTGCCGGTCGGGTAG